A single genomic interval of Vulpes lagopus strain Blue_001 chromosome 19, ASM1834538v1, whole genome shotgun sequence harbors:
- the NPHP3 gene encoding nephrocystin-3 isoform X1, whose protein sequence is MGTASSLVSPAGGEVIEDTYGAGGGEACEIPVEVKPKARLLRSSFRRGGAAAAAGAGPGSLTRGAGGGGLLGASFKSTGSSVPELEYAAAEYERLKKEYEIFRVSKNQELLSMGRREAKLDTENKRLRAELQALQKTYQKILREKESALEAKYQAMERAATFEHDRDKVKRQFKIFRETKENEIQDLLRAKRELESKLQRLQAQGIQVFDPGESDSDDNCTDVTAAGTQCEYWTGGALGSEPSIGSMIQLQQSFRGPEFAHSSIDVEGPFANVNKDDWDIAVASLLQVTPLFSHSLWSNAVRCYLIYTDETQPEVDLFLKDYSPKLKRMCETMGYFFHAIYFPIDIENKYLAVRKWEIEKSSLVILFIHLTLPSLLLEDCEEAFLKNPEGKPRLIYHRLEDGKVSSESVQQLIDQVSNLNKTSKAKIIDHSGDPAEGVYKTYIYVEKIIKQDILGFENTDRETKDLGSEDSIPEEDDFGDVLWDIHDEQEQMETFQQASNSAHELGFEKYYQRLNDLVAAPAPIPPLLVSGGPGSGKSLLLSKWIQLQQKNSPNTLILSHFVGRPMSTSSESSLIIKRLTLKLMQHSWSVSALTLDPAKLLEEFPRWLEKLSARHQGSIIIIIDSIDQVQQVEKHMKWLIDPLPVNVRVIVSVNVETCPPAWRLWPTLHLDPLNPKDAKSIIIAECHSVDITLSKEQEKKLERHCRSATTCNALYVTLFGKMITHAGRAGNLDKILHQCFQCQDTISLYRLALQSIQESMASDVDKELMKQILCLINVSHNGMNESELMELYPELSWAVLTSLIHSLHKMCLLTYGCGLLKFQHLQAWETVRLEYMEGPTIISSCRQKLINYFTMQLSQDPVTWRSADELPWLFQQQGSKQKLHDCLLNLFVSQNLYKRGHFAELLSYWQFVGKDKSAMAAEYFDSLKQYEKNCEGEENMICLADLYETLGRFLKDLGLLSQAVVPLQRSLEIRETALDPDHPRVAQSLHQLASVYVHWKKFGNAEQLYKQALEISENAYGAEHPHIARELEALATLYQKQNKYEQAEHFRKKSFKIRQKATRRKGNSYGFALLRRRALQLEELTLGKDTPDNARTLNELGVLYYLQNNLETADQFLKRSLEMRERVLGPDHPDCAQSLNNLAALCNEKKQYDKAEELYERALDIRRRALAPDHPSLAYTVKHLAILYKKMGKLDKAVPLYELAVEIRQKSFGPKHPSVATALVNLAVLYCQMKKHNEALPLYERALKIYEDSLGRMHPRVGETLKNLAVLSYEEGDFEKAAELYKRAMEIKEAETSLLGGKAPSRHSSGDTFSLKTTHSPNVFLHQGQR, encoded by the exons GCCCTTCAAAAAACTTACCAGAAAATACTTCGGGAAAAGGAAAGTGCTTTAGAAGCAAAATACCAAGCAATGGAGAGGGCAGCGACATTTGAACATGATAGAGATAAAGTGAAAAGGCAATTCAAG atttttagggagaccaaagaaaatgaaattcaggaCTTACTGAGGGCTAAGAGAGAGTTGGAGAGCAAACTTCAGAGGCTCCAGGCTCAGGGCATCCAAGTATTTGATCCTGGAGAGTCTGATTCAGATGACAACTGTACAGATGTTACTG CTGCTGGAACCCAATGTGAGTATTGGACTGGAGGAGCCTTGGGAAGTGAACCTTCCATAGGGAGTATGATCCAGCTCCAGCAGTCCTTCAGAGGCCCTGAATTTGCCCATAGTTCCATAGATGTGGAAGGACCCTTTGCAAATGTCAACAAAG atgactGGGATATTGCTGTAGCTAGTTTATTACAAGTTACTCCCTTGTTTTCACATTCTCTGTGGAGTAACGCTGTCAGATGTTACCTTATTTATACAGATGAAACCCAACCTGAAGTGGATCTTTTCCTTAAG gaCTATTCACCTAAACTTAAAAGAATGTGTGAGACAATGGGATATTTTTTCCATGCTATATATTTTCCAAtagatattgaaaataaatacCTTGCTGTAAGAAAATGGGAAATTGAGAAGAGTTCATtagttattttattcattcatttaactttACCAAG CCTTTTATTGGAAGACTGTGAAGAAGCTTTTCTGAAAAACCCTGAAGGCAAACCACGATTAATTTATCATCGCTTGGAGGATGGGAAAGTCAGTTCTGAGTCTGTCCAGCAATTGATTGATCAAGTTTCTAATCTGAACAAGACCAGCAAAGCCAAG atcATTGATCACTCTGGTGATCCTGCAGAAGGAGTATATAAAACTTATATTTATGTGGAAAAGATTATTAAACAG GACATCCTGGGCTTTGAAAACACAGACCGGGAGACTAAAGATTTGGGCAGTGAAGATTCTATTCCAGAAGAAGATGATTTTGGCGATGTTCTGTGGGACATACATGATGAGCAAGAGCAAATGGAAACTTTTCAACAGGCTTCAAATTCAGCCCATGAGTTGGGATTTGAGAAA tATTACCAACGCCTTAATGATCTAGTGGCAGCACCAGCACCAATTCCACCGCTTCTGGTATCTGGAGGACCAGGTTCTGGAAAGTCCCTTCTCTTATCAAAGTG gattCAGTTACAGCAAAAGAATTCCCCTAACACGttaattctttctcattttgtggGAAGGCCCATGTCAACCAGCTCTGAGTCCTCCTTGATTATTAAACGACTAACTCTAAAG TTGATGCAGCACTCTTGGTCAGTATCTGCTCTGACGTTGGATCCGGCCAAGCTTCTGGAAGAATTTCCACGCTGGCTAGAAAAACTCTCTGCCCGTCACCAAGGcagtatcatcatcattattgatTCTATAGATCAAGTTCAG caagTTGAAAAACACATGAAATGGCTGATAGATCCACTGCCAGTGAATGTAAGAGTAATTGTTTCTGTGAATGTAGAAACATGCCCTCCAGCATGGAG gTTGTGGCCTACACTTCATCTTGATCCTTTAAATCCAAAAGATGCAAAATCTATTATAATTGCAGAATGCCACTCTGTGGACATTACATTGAGTAAAGAGCAg GAGAAGAAGCTAGAACGACACTGTCGTTCTGCTACAACCTGCAATGCCCTTTATGTCACCCTTTTCGGCAAAATGATCACACA TGCTGGGAGAGCAGGCAATTTAGATAAAATCCTTCATCAGTGTTTCCAGTGTCAAGATACTATTTCATTATATAGACTTGCTCTGCAATCTATCCAGGAGTccatggcaagtgatgtggataAAGAACTAATGAAACAG ATTCTCTGTCTAATAAATGTTAGTCACAATGGCATGAATGAATCAGAACTGATGGAACTCTACCCTGAGCTGTCCTGGGCTGTCTTGACCTCCCTTATTCACAGTTTACACAAAATGTGCTTATTGACTTATGGTTGTGGCTTGCTCAAGTTTCAACATCTACag gcTTGGGAAACAGTGAGACTAGAATATATGGAAGGTCCCACAATTATTTCTTCATGTAGGCAAAAGCTAATCAACTATTTTACCATGCAGCTGAG TCAGGACCCAGTGACCTGGAGGAGTGCAGATGAGCTCCCTTGGCTTTTTCAGCAGCAGGGAAGTAAACAGAAGCTGCATGATTGCCTTctcaatctctttgtgtctcaaaaCCTTTATAAAAG AGGACACTTTGCTGAGTTGCTGAGTTACTGGCAGTTTGTTGGCAAAGACAAAAGCGCAATGGCAGCAGAATACTTTGATTCATTGAAGCAATATGAGAAAAACTGTGAAGGCGAGGAGAATATGATTTGCTTGGCTGATCTTTATGAAACCCTGGGGCGATTTCTCAAGGATCTAGGCCTCCTCAGTCAG gcTGTGGTGCCTTTGCAGAGGTCTCTAGAAATTCGAGAAACAGCTTTAGATCCAGATCACCCAAGAGTAGCTCAGTCCCTCCACCAACTAGCAAGTGTATACGTGCACTGGAAGAAGTTTGGCAATGCAGAACAGCTGTATAAACAGGCATTAGAAATCTCAGAAAATGCCTATGGTGCGGAACATCCACATATTGCTCGTGAACTTGAGGCACTTGCAACTTTGTAccagaaacaaaataa atacgAACAAGCtgaacattttaggaaaaaatcctttaaaattcgTCAGAAAGCTACAAGGAGGAAAGGCAACTCG TATGGATTTGCCCTTTTACGTAGACGAGCCCTGCAGTTGGAAGAGCTCACTTTAGGTAAGGACACGCCTGACAATGCTCGGACCCTCAATGAGCTGGGTGTTCTCTACTATCTTCAGAATAACCTAGA AACAGCTGACCAGTTTCTGAAGCGGTCCTTAGAAATGAGAGAGCGAGTTCTAGGACCAGATCACCCCGACTGTGCCCAGTCTTTAAATAATTTGGCAGCTCTGTGCAATGAGAAGAAACAGTACGATAAAGCAGAAGAACTTTATGAAAGAGCTTTAGACATCCGGAGACGAGCATTAGCTCCTGATCATCCCTCTTTGGCCTATACAGTGAAACATCTTGCAATCTTATATAAGAAAATG GGGAAACTTGACAAAGCTGTACCTTTGTATGAGCTGGCAGTTGAAATTCGACAGAAATCCTTTGGCCCAAAACACCCCAGTGTAGCTACTGCCCTGGTGAACTTAGCTGTTCTCTATTGCCAAATG aaaaaacacAATGAAGCCTTGCCATTGTATGAAAGAGCATTAAAGATTTATGAAGACAGCCTGGGTCGGATGCATCCTCGAGTtggagaaacattaaaaaatttagcaGTGCTTAG ctATGAAGAAGGGGATTTTGAAAAAGCTGCTGAACTATACAAAAGGGCGatggaaataaaagaagcagAAACCTCACTTTTGGGCGGAAAAGCTCCTTCCCGACACTCAAGTGGAGACACATTTAGCTTAAAAACAACCCATTCTCCTAATGTTTTCCTTCACCAAGGACAGAGGTAA